GATCTCCGCCCAGTCCCGGGCGACGAGCGTCGCCGTCGGCGTAGGTGTCATCGAAAGAGCGCTCCTGATTCCGTGTCGCCCCCTTGCCCCCGTTGCCAGAGAACTCCCCATTCGCCCCCGCGTCCAGAGGAGCGAGGCACCCGATTCACGCATCGCGTGCCCGGCGCCGTACGATTCGCGGCATGGCAAAGGCACCCGTTCTCACCCCGCAGGCGGAGGATTTCCCCCGCTGGTACCAGGATCTGATCAACAAGGCCGAGCTGGCCGACAACGGTCCGGTCCGCGGCACCATGGTCATCCGACCGTACGGCTACGGCCTGTGGGAGCGGATGCAGCAGGAGATGGACGCGCGCATCAAGGACGCGGGCGCCCAGAACGCCTACTTCCCGCTCTTCATCCCGCAGTCGTACCTGACGAAGGAAGCCGAGCACGTCGAGGGCTTCGCCCCCGAGCTCGCGGTCGTCACCCACGGCGGCGGCAAGGAGCTGGAAGAGCCGGTCGTCGTCCGGCCCACGTCCGAGACGATCATCAACGACTACTTCTCCAAGTGGATCCAGAGCTACCGCGACCTGCCCCTGCTGATCAACCAGTGGGCCAACGTGGTCCGCTGGGAGATGCGCCCGCGCGTGTTCCTCCGTACGAGCGAGTTCCTCTGGCAGGAGGGCCACACCGCCCACGCCACCTACGAGGACGCCCGCGACTACGCCGCCCGCATCCACACGGACGTCTACGGCGACTTCATGACGAACGTGCTCGGCATCGACGTCGTGCTCGGCCGCAAGACCGCCAAGGAGCGCTTCGCCGGCGCCATCAACACCCTCACCCTCGAGGGCATGATGGGCGACGGCAAGGCCCTGCAGCTGGGCACGAGCCACGAGCTCGGCACCAACTTCGCCAAGGCCTTCAACACCCAGTACCTGTCGAAGGAAGGCAAGCAGGAGCTCGTCTGGCAGACCTCGTGGGGCGTCTCGACCCGCATGGTAGGCGGCCTGATCATGTCCCACGGCGACGACAACGGCCTGCGGGTCCCGCCGCGCCTGGCGCACGTCCAGGTCGTCGTCATGGCGATCAAGGGCGACGAGGCCGTCACCAAGGTCCGC
Above is a genomic segment from Streptomyces sp. NBC_01233 containing:
- the proS gene encoding proline--tRNA ligase yields the protein MAKAPVLTPQAEDFPRWYQDLINKAELADNGPVRGTMVIRPYGYGLWERMQQEMDARIKDAGAQNAYFPLFIPQSYLTKEAEHVEGFAPELAVVTHGGGKELEEPVVVRPTSETIINDYFSKWIQSYRDLPLLINQWANVVRWEMRPRVFLRTSEFLWQEGHTAHATYEDARDYAARIHTDVYGDFMTNVLGIDVVLGRKTAKERFAGAINTLTLEGMMGDGKALQLGTSHELGTNFAKAFNTQYLSKEGKQELVWQTSWGVSTRMVGGLIMSHGDDNGLRVPPRLAHVQVVVMAIKGDEAVTKVRELGAQLKAAGLRVQVDDRVDTPFGRRAVDWELKGVPVRIEIGPRDLEAGTAMLARRIPGGKTPVQIDALADLLPKVLDEDQAQLLRESRERRESRTSDVSTIEEAAEAAIVGGWARIPWADLGPEGEAKLAEQAVSVRCLIAEDGSVPEADDAPGTLAIVARSY